A region of Streptomyces sp. NBC_01788 DNA encodes the following proteins:
- a CDS encoding dCTP deaminase — protein sequence MLSAESITCLITQNAMEWPGQLRGDGLLLTLGSPLQPLTAPSARVIDLADQSSIDGLYSEPVTHWTSYEMRPGEMLLGAVEQPLRLGPGVMGMIGGLSHLARVGLAVHVTSPFVLPGWNGHLTLELVNTGPAVLRLHHGMPLGRLLVFALYGPRSDDVAPHPFYGHESDLKSRYADEFPANPSQR from the coding sequence ATGCTCTCAGCCGAGTCGATCACCTGCCTGATCACACAGAACGCTATGGAATGGCCTGGGCAACTCCGCGGCGACGGACTGCTGTTGACGCTCGGCTCACCACTGCAACCGCTCACCGCGCCCAGCGCGCGGGTCATCGACCTGGCTGACCAGTCAAGCATCGACGGCCTCTACAGCGAGCCGGTCACCCACTGGACGAGCTACGAGATGAGGCCGGGCGAGATGCTGCTAGGCGCGGTCGAACAGCCGCTGCGGCTCGGCCCCGGAGTGATGGGCATGATCGGCGGACTGAGCCACCTGGCCCGTGTCGGCCTGGCCGTCCACGTCACCAGCCCGTTCGTTCTGCCCGGCTGGAACGGGCATCTGACGCTGGAGCTGGTCAACACCGGCCCCGCCGTCCTGCGTCTGCACCACGGCATGCCGCTGGGGCGCCTGCTCGTCTTCGCCCTGTACGGCCCCCGCTCCGACGACGTCGCACCCCACCCCTTCTACGGCCACGAGTCCGACCTGAAGAGCCGATACGCCGACGAGTTTCCCGCCAATCCGAGTCAGAGGTGA